From Agrobacterium tumefaciens, a single genomic window includes:
- a CDS encoding pyrimidine utilization transport protein G: protein MSDTGGYFPRWRLKTEGRILPDERLPAGQTIVLGLQHVVAMFGSTVLAPILMGFDPNVSILFSGIATLIFFVAVGGRVPSYLGSSFGFIGPVLVATGAAVGVANPNIGVALGGIIAAGALYALIGVIVMVAGHRWIERLMPPVLTGAIVAAIGLVLAPIAISSASGVGPATPDGNQFSRWIAIITFAAVGLVAVYAPGMTRRLPILIGGAIGYIAYLVFANGMGYGAAVDFSGVAAASWFGMPTFTAPVFTASAITLIAPVVIILVAENLGHIKAIGAMTGRNLDPYLGRAFIGDGVATMVSGAFGATGMTTYAENMGVMAVTRIFSTLVFLVAAAVAILLGFSPKFGALIQTIPGPVLGGLSIVVFGLIAATAGRIWVENKVDFAEPRNLITVGVALVLGAGNFKLDIAGFTLDGIGTATIGAIVLYHALGFAGSRDGNDRIA, encoded by the coding sequence ATGAGCGATACGGGCGGGTATTTTCCGCGGTGGCGACTGAAAACGGAAGGGCGCATCCTGCCTGATGAGCGTTTGCCGGCCGGACAGACCATTGTGCTGGGTTTGCAGCATGTCGTCGCGATGTTTGGCTCGACCGTTCTGGCGCCGATCCTGATGGGCTTTGACCCGAATGTATCGATCCTGTTTTCCGGCATCGCCACGCTGATCTTCTTCGTTGCTGTCGGCGGCCGTGTACCGAGCTATCTCGGTTCGTCTTTCGGCTTTATCGGTCCCGTTCTCGTGGCGACGGGCGCTGCGGTTGGCGTTGCCAATCCCAACATCGGAGTTGCGCTTGGAGGGATCATTGCGGCCGGGGCGCTCTACGCGCTGATCGGTGTGATCGTCATGGTTGCCGGTCATCGCTGGATCGAACGGCTGATGCCGCCGGTGCTGACAGGCGCGATTGTCGCCGCCATCGGTCTGGTGCTTGCGCCGATCGCCATTTCGAGCGCATCGGGCGTGGGGCCGGCGACGCCTGATGGCAATCAGTTCTCGCGCTGGATCGCCATCATCACATTCGCAGCCGTGGGTCTCGTCGCCGTCTATGCGCCGGGCATGACACGTCGCTTGCCGATCCTGATTGGCGGCGCGATCGGTTACATTGCCTACCTCGTGTTTGCAAACGGCATGGGATATGGCGCAGCGGTTGATTTTTCAGGTGTTGCGGCGGCCTCATGGTTCGGCATGCCGACATTCACCGCGCCAGTGTTCACCGCTTCGGCGATCACACTGATCGCTCCTGTTGTTATCATTCTCGTGGCGGAAAACCTCGGTCATATCAAGGCGATTGGCGCGATGACAGGTCGCAATCTTGATCCCTATCTCGGTCGGGCCTTTATTGGTGATGGTGTCGCGACCATGGTGTCGGGCGCATTCGGTGCAACCGGCATGACGACCTATGCGGAGAACATGGGGGTGATGGCCGTCACCCGCATTTTCTCGACGCTTGTCTTCCTCGTTGCTGCGGCTGTAGCCATCCTGCTTGGTTTTTCACCGAAGTTCGGCGCGCTGATCCAGACCATTCCGGGCCCTGTCCTCGGTGGTCTTTCCATCGTTGTTTTCGGCCTTATCGCCGCAACGGCTGGCCGTATCTGGGTGGAAAACAAGGTTGATTTTGCAGAGCCTCGCAACCTCATCACCGTTGGCGTTGCACTGGTCCTTGGTGCGGGCAATTTCAAGCTCGATATTGCAGGCTTTACGCTTGATGGCATTGGTACGGCAACGATCGGCGCGATCGTTCTTTACCATGCGCTTGGATTTGCCGGTTCGCGCGACGGCAACGACCGTATTGCCTGA
- a CDS encoding PAS domain-containing protein, whose translation MRNHLVRAELLRVPRTVLEEAAVFSWIVQENRFCGDENFAKIFGMDKAKVAAGLPIEEFLDRVNPAERPRVAKSVHHSLVTSEPCTQDYEIWRKDGSRVEVSAVARCFRDETGEPVEYIGCMYPHRDSFSDYETLKLQCLDLIDLSQSLGDHLLKKDALRLALAAVEEVFPEDSDRKILH comes from the coding sequence ATGCGAAATCATTTGGTTCGTGCAGAGTTGCTGAGGGTGCCGAGGACTGTTCTGGAGGAAGCGGCGGTCTTTAGCTGGATTGTGCAGGAAAACCGTTTTTGCGGTGACGAGAACTTTGCGAAGATATTCGGTATGGACAAGGCAAAGGTGGCTGCCGGACTACCGATCGAGGAGTTCCTCGATCGCGTCAATCCCGCTGAACGACCCCGTGTTGCCAAATCAGTCCACCACTCGCTGGTGACAAGTGAACCATGTACTCAAGACTATGAGATATGGCGAAAGGACGGGTCGAGGGTTGAGGTTTCTGCCGTGGCGCGGTGTTTCCGTGACGAAACGGGAGAACCGGTTGAATATATCGGGTGTATGTACCCGCACCGGGACAGTTTCTCAGACTACGAAACTCTGAAACTTCAATGCCTGGATCTTATCGACCTCTCTCAGTCTCTTGGCGATCACCTTTTAAAGAAGGACGCGCTCAGACTGGCACTTGCGGCTGTTGAAGAGGTATTCCCAGAAGATTCGGATCGAAAGATTTTGCATTGA